A stretch of Ursus arctos isolate Adak ecotype North America unplaced genomic scaffold, UrsArc2.0 scaffold_4, whole genome shotgun sequence DNA encodes these proteins:
- the EIF4G1 gene encoding eukaryotic translation initiation factor 4 gamma 1 isoform X2 encodes MNKAPQPTGPPPAPSPGLPQPAFPPGQTAPVVFSTPQATQMNTPSQPRQHFYPSRAQPPSSAATRVQSAAPARPGPAAHVYPAGSQVMMIPSQISYSASQGAYYIPGQGRSTYVVPTQQYPVQPGAPGFYPGASPTEFGTYAGAYYPAQGVQQFPTGVAPAPVLMNQPPQIAPKRERKTIRIRDPNQGGKDITEEIMSGARTASTPTPPQTGGGLEPQANGETPQVAVVVRPDDRSQGAIIGSRPGLPGPEHSPSESQPSSPCPTPSPPPILEPGSEPNLAVLSIPGDTVTTGMIQMSVEESTPMPRETGEPYCLSPEPTPLAEPILEVEVTLSKPIPESEFSSSPLQVSTPSASHKEEILPEPNGIVPSEDLEPEVESSPELAPLPPPACPSESPMPIAPTAQPEELLNGAPSPPAVDLSPVSEPKEQAKEVTAAVAPPTVVSATPAMAPPATSPAQEEEMEEEEEEEEEGEAGDAEGQKGGEELLPPESTPVAAHLSQTSEVAATTQVAVSVPKKRRKIKELNKKEAVGDLLDAFKEVSPGVPEVENQPPVGTSPGPEPEGNSAPPRPEEADETWDSKEDKIHNAENIQPGEQKYEYKSDQWKPLNLEEKKRYDREFLLGFQFIFASMQKPEGLPHISDVVLDKANKTPLRPLDPPRLQGINCGPDFTPSFANLGRPALSNRGPPRGGPGGELPRGPAGLGPRRSQQGPRKEPRKIIATVLMTEDIKLNKAEKAWKPSSKRTAADKDRGEEDADGSKTQDLFRRVRSILNKLTPQMFQQLMKQVTQLAIDTEERLKGVIDLIFEKAISEPNFSVAYANMCRCLMALKVPTTEKPTVTVNFRKLLLNRCQKEFEKDKDDDEVFEKKQKEMDEAATAEERGRLKEELEEARDIARRRSLGNIKFIGELFKLKMLTEAIMHDCVVKLLKNHDEESLECLCRLLTTIGKDLDFEKAKPRMDQYFNQMEKIIKEKKTSSRIRFMLQDVLDLRRSNWVPRRGDQGPKTIDQIHKEAEMEEHWEHVKVQQLMAKGSDKRRGGPPGPPISRGLPLVDDGGWNTVPISKGSRPIDTSRLTKITKPGSIDSNNQLFAPGGRLSWGKGSSGGSGAKPSDAASEAARPATSTLNRFSALQQAVPTESTDSRRVVQRSSLSRERGEKAGDRGDRLERSERGGDRGDRLDRSRTPATKRSFSKEVEERSRERPSQPEGLRKAASLTEDRDRGRDAVKREATLPPVSPPKAALSEEELEKKSKAIIEEYLHLNDMKEAMQCVQELASPSLLFIFVRHGIESTLERSTIAREHMGRLLHQLLLAGHLSTAQYYQGLYEILELAEDMEIDIPHVWLYLAELITPILQEGGIPMGELFREITKPLRPLGKAASLLMEILGLLCKSMGPKKVGTLWREAGLSWKEFLPEGQDVSAFVSEQKVEYTLGEESEAPGQRMLSSEELTMQLEKLLKEGSSNQRVFDWIEANLSEQQVASNTLVRALMTTVCYSAIIFETPLRVDVAVLKARAKLLQKYLCDEQKELQALYALQALVVTLEQPANLLRMFFDTLYDEDVVKEDAFYSWESSKDPAEQQGKGVALKSVTAFFKWLREAEEEESDHN; translated from the exons CACTTCTACCCTAGCCGGGCCCAGCCCCCGAGCAGTGCAGCCACCCGAGTGCAGAGTGCAGCCCCCGCCCGCCCTGGCCCAGCTGCCCATGTCTACCCTGCTGGATCCCAAGTAATGATGATCCCTTCCCAGATTTCCTActcagcctcccaaggggcctactACATCCCTGGACAG ggGCGTTCCACATATGTTGTACCGACACAGCAGTATCCTGtacagccaggagccccaggcttCTATCCGGGTGCAAGCCCTACAGAGTTTGGGACTTACG CTGGCGCCTACTACCCAGCCCAGGGTGTGCAGCAGTTTCCCACTGGTGTGGCCCCCGCCCCAGTTTTGATGAACCAGCCACCCCAGATTGCTCCCAAGAGGGAGCGGAAGACC ATCCGAATTCGAGATCCAAACCAAGGAGGGAAGGATATCACGGAGGAGATCATGTCTGGGGCCCGCACTGCCTccacacccacccctccccag ACGGGAGGCGGTCTGGAGCCTCAGGCTAATGGGGAGACACCCCAGGTTGCTGTTGTTGTCCGGCCAG ATGACCGGTCCCAGGGAGCAATCATTGGGAGCCGGCCCGGGCTGCCTGGCCCAGAACACAGCCCTTCAGAATCCCAGCCTTCATCGCCTTGTCCGACCCCATCACCACCCCCAATCTTGGAACCGGGGTCTGAGCCTAATCTCGCAGTCCTCTCCATTCCTGGGGACACCGTGACAACGGGGATGATCCAAATGTCTGTAGAAGAATCCACCCCAATGCCCCGTGAAACTGGGGAGCCATATTGCCTCTCTCCAGAACCCACTCCCCTCGCTGAACCCATACTGGAAGTAGAAGTGACACTTAGCAAACCGATTCCAGAATCTGAGTTCTCTTCCAGTCCTCTCCAGGTTTCCACCCCCTCTGCATCTCACAAAGAGGAAATTCTTCCTGAACCGAATGGCATTGTCCCATCTGAGGATCTGGAACCAGAGGTGGAGTCGAGCCCAGAgcttgctcctctccctcccccagcttgtccCTCCGAATCCCCCATGCCCATTGCTCCAACTGCCCAACCTGAGGAACTGCTCAACGGAGCCCCCTCGCCACCAGCTGTGGACTTAAGCCCAGTCAGTGAGCCAAAGGAGCAGGCCAAGGAGGTTACAGCAGCAGTGGCTCCCCCCACCGTCGTCTCTGCCACTCCAGCTATGGCTCCTCCAGCTACTTCCCCAGCacaggaggaggaaatggaggaagaggaagaagaggaagaagaaggagaagcaggagatGCTGAAGgtcagaagggaggagaggaactTCTCCCCCCAGAGAGCACCCCTGTTGCAGCCCACCTGTCTCAGACTTCGGAGGTAGCAGCCACCACCCAAG TGGCGGTGTCTGTGCCAAAGAAGAGACGGAAAATTAAGGAGCTCAATAAGAAGGAGGCTGTGGGAGACCTTCTAGATGCCTTCAAGGAG GTGAGCCCAGGAGTACCAGAAGTGGAGAATCAGCCTCCTGTGGGCACCAGTCCTGGTCCAGAGCCTGAGGGCAACAGTGCACCCCCGAGGCCTGAGGAAGCAGACGAGACTTGGGACTCAAAGGAAGACAAAATTCACAATGCTGAGAACATCCAGCCCGGGGAACAGAAGTATGAGTATAAGTCAG ATCAGTGGAAGCCTCTAAACCTTGAGGAGAAAAAGCGTTATGACCGTGAGTTCCTACTTGGCTTTCAGTTCATCTTTGCCAGTATGCAGAAGCCGGAGGGCCTGCCCCATATCAGCGATGTGGTGTTGGATAAG GCCAATAAAACACCACTGCGGCCACTGGACCCCCCTAGACTTCAAGGCATAAATTGTGGTCCAGACTTCACTCCTTCCTTTGCCAACCTTGGCCGACCAGCCCTCAGCAACCGTGGGCCCCCAAGGGGTGGGCCAGGTGGGGAGCTTCCCCGAGGGCCG GCTGGTCTGGGACCCCGGCGCTCTCAGCAGGGTCCCCGAAAGGAGCCCCGCAAGATCATCGCCACAGTGTTAATGACTGAAGATATAAAATTGAACAAAGCAGAGAAAGCCTGGAAACCCAGCAGCAAGCGGACGGCCGCTGATAAGGATCGAGGGGAAGAGGATGCTGATGGCAGCAAAACCCAG gaCCTGTTCCGCAGGGTGCGCTCCATCCTGAATAAGCTGACACCCCAGATGTTCCAGCAGCTGATGAAGCAGGTGACACAGCTGGCCATTGACACCGAGGAACGCCTCAAAGGGGTCATTGACCTTATCTTCGAGAAGGCCATTTCAGAGCCCAACTTCTCTGTGGCCTATGCCAACATGTGCCGCTGCCTCATGGCG CTGAAAGTGCCCACTACAGAAAAGCCAACAGTGACTGTGAACTTCCGAAAACTGTTGTTGAATCGATGTcaaaaagagtttgaaaaagacaaagatgatgATGAGgtttttgagaagaagcaaaaagaaatggatgaagCTGCTACG GCAGAAGAACGGGGACGCCTGAAAGAAGAGTTGGAAGAGGCTCGAGACATAGCCCGGCGGCGCTCTTTAGGGAATATCAAGTTTATTGGGGAGTTGTTTAAGCTGAAGATGTTAACAGAGGCGATAATGCATGACTGTGTGGTTAAACTCCTTAAGAACCATGATGAAGAGTCACTTGAATGCCTTTGTCGTCTGCTCACTACCATTGGCAAAGATCTGGACTTTGAAAAAGCCAAG CCCCGAATGGATCAGTATTTCAACCAGATGgaaaaaatcattaaggaaaagAAGACTTCATCCCGAATCCGCTTTATGCTGCAAGACGTGCTGGATCTGCGACGG AGCAATTGGGTGCCACGCCGTGGGGACCAGGGTCCCAAGACCATTGACCAGATCCATAAGGAGGCTGAGATGGAAGAGCACTGGGAACACGTAAAAGTGCAGCAACTGATGGCCAAGGGCAGTGACAAGCGTCGGGGCGGCCCTCCAGGCCCACCCATTA GCCGTGGCCTCCCACTTGTGGATGATGGTGGCTGGAACACAGTCCCCATCAGCAAGGGCAGCCGCCCTATTGACACCTCACGACTCACCAAGATCACGAAG CCCGGCTCCATTGATTCTAACAACCAGCTCTTTGCACCTGGAGGACGATTGAGCTGGGGCAAGGGCAGCAGTGGAGGCTCAGGAGCCAAGCCCTCTGATGCAG CATCAGAAGCTGCTCGTCCAGCTACTAGTACCTTGAACCGCTTCTCAGCCCTTCAACAAGCAGTGCCTACAGAAAGCACAGATAGCAGACGTGTGGTACAGAG GAGTAGCTTGAGTCGGGAAAGAGGTGAGAAAGCTGGGGACCGGGGAGACCGCCTAGAGCGGAGTGAACGGGGAGGTGACCGTGGGGACCGGCTCGATCGCTCTCGGACACCTGCCACCAAGCGGAGCTTCAGCAAGGAAGTGGAGGAGCGGAGTAGAGAGCGGCCCTCCCAGCCTGAGGGATTGCGCAAGGCAGCTAGCCTCACAGAGGATCGGGACCGCGGGCGAGATGCTG TGAAGCGAGAAGCCACCCTGCCCCCGGTGAGCCCCCCGAAGGCTGCGCTTTCTGAGGAAGAGCTGGAGAAGAAATCCAAGGCCATCATTGAGGAATACCTCCATCTCAATGACATGAAG GAGGCAATGCAGTGTGTACAGGAGCTGGCCTCACCCTCCCTGCTCTTCATCTTTGTGCGGCATGGCATTGAGTCAACACTGGAGCGCAGCACCATCGCTCGTGAGCATATGGGGCGGCTGCTGCACCAGCTGCTCCTTGCTGGGCATCTCTCCACTGCTCAGTACTACCAAGG GCTGTATGAAATCTTAGAATTGGCTGAAGACATGGAAATTGACATCCCCCATGTGTGGCTCTACCTAGCAGAACTCATAACACCCATTCTGCAGGAAGGTGGGATACCTATGGGGGAGCTGTTCAG ggAGATTACAAAACCTCTGAGACCCCTGGGCAAAGCTGCTTCCCTGTTGATGGAGATCCTGGGGCTTCTGTGTAAAAGCATG GGTCCCAAAAAGGTGGGGACACTGTGGCGAGAGGCTGGACTCAGCTGGAAGGAATTTCTACCTGAAGGCCAGGATGTCAGTGCATTCGTCTCTGAACAG AAGGTGGAGTATACCTTGGGCGAGGAGTCCGAAGCCCCTGGCCAAAGGATGCTCTCCTCCGAGGAGCTGACCATGCAGCTGGAGAAGCTACTGAAGGAGGGCAGCAGTAACCAGCGGGTGTTTGACTGGATAGAG GCCAACCTGAGTGAGCAGCAGGTAGCATCCAACACACTAGTTCGAGCCCTCATGACAACTGTCTGCTATTCTGCAATTATCT TTGAGACGCCCCTCCGAGTGGATGTCGCGGTGCTGAAAGCCCGAGCGAAACTGCTACAGAAATACCTGTGTGATGAGCAGAAGGAGCTGCAGGCGCTCTACGCTCTCCAGGCCCTTGTAGTGACCTTAGAACAGCCCGCCA ACCTGCTTCGGATGTTCTTTGACACGCTGTATGACGAGGATGTGGTGAAAGAGGATGCCTTCTACAGCTGGGAGAGTAGCAAGGACCCTGCTGAGCAACAGGGCAAGGGCGTGGCCCTTAAATCTGTCACAGCCTTCTTCAAGTGGCTTCGtgaggcggaggaggaggagtctGACCACAACTGA
- the EIF4G1 gene encoding eukaryotic translation initiation factor 4 gamma 1 isoform X5, with protein MNTPSQPRQHFYPSRAQPPSSAATRVQSAAPARPGPAAHVYPAGSQVMMIPSQISYSASQGAYYIPGQGRSTYVVPTQQYPVQPGAPGFYPGASPTEFGTYAGAYYPAQGVQQFPTGVAPAPVLMNQPPQIAPKRERKTIRIRDPNQGGKDITEEIMSGARTASTPTPPQTGGGLEPQANGETPQVAVVVRPDDRSQGAIIGSRPGLPGPEHSPSESQPSSPCPTPSPPPILEPGSEPNLAVLSIPGDTVTTGMIQMSVEESTPMPRETGEPYCLSPEPTPLAEPILEVEVTLSKPIPESEFSSSPLQVSTPSASHKEEILPEPNGIVPSEDLEPEVESSPELAPLPPPACPSESPMPIAPTAQPEELLNGAPSPPAVDLSPVSEPKEQAKEVTAAVAPPTVVSATPAMAPPATSPAQEEEMEEEEEEEEEGEAGDAEGQKGGEELLPPESTPVAAHLSQTSEVAATTQVAVSVPKKRRKIKELNKKEAVGDLLDAFKEVSPGVPEVENQPPVGTSPGPEPEGNSAPPRPEEADETWDSKEDKIHNAENIQPGEQKYEYKSDQWKPLNLEEKKRYDREFLLGFQFIFASMQKPEGLPHISDVVLDKANKTPLRPLDPPRLQGINCGPDFTPSFANLGRPALSNRGPPRGGPGGELPRGPQAGLGPRRSQQGPRKEPRKIIATVLMTEDIKLNKAEKAWKPSSKRTAADKDRGEEDADGSKTQDLFRRVRSILNKLTPQMFQQLMKQVTQLAIDTEERLKGVIDLIFEKAISEPNFSVAYANMCRCLMALKVPTTEKPTVTVNFRKLLLNRCQKEFEKDKDDDEVFEKKQKEMDEAATAEERGRLKEELEEARDIARRRSLGNIKFIGELFKLKMLTEAIMHDCVVKLLKNHDEESLECLCRLLTTIGKDLDFEKAKPRMDQYFNQMEKIIKEKKTSSRIRFMLQDVLDLRRSNWVPRRGDQGPKTIDQIHKEAEMEEHWEHVKVQQLMAKGSDKRRGGPPGPPISRGLPLVDDGGWNTVPISKGSRPIDTSRLTKITKPGSIDSNNQLFAPGGRLSWGKGSSGGSGAKPSDAASEAARPATSTLNRFSALQQAVPTESTDSRRVVQRSSLSRERGEKAGDRGDRLERSERGGDRGDRLDRSRTPATKRSFSKEVEERSRERPSQPEGLRKAASLTEDRDRGRDAVKREATLPPVSPPKAALSEEELEKKSKAIIEEYLHLNDMKEAMQCVQELASPSLLFIFVRHGIESTLERSTIAREHMGRLLHQLLLAGHLSTAQYYQGLYEILELAEDMEIDIPHVWLYLAELITPILQEGGIPMGELFREITKPLRPLGKAASLLMEILGLLCKSMGPKKVGTLWREAGLSWKEFLPEGQDVSAFVSEQKVEYTLGEESEAPGQRMLSSEELTMQLEKLLKEGSSNQRVFDWIEANLSEQQVASNTLVRALMTTVCYSAIIFETPLRVDVAVLKARAKLLQKYLCDEQKELQALYALQALVVTLEQPANLLRMFFDTLYDEDVVKEDAFYSWESSKDPAEQQGKGVALKSVTAFFKWLREAEEEESDHN; from the exons CACTTCTACCCTAGCCGGGCCCAGCCCCCGAGCAGTGCAGCCACCCGAGTGCAGAGTGCAGCCCCCGCCCGCCCTGGCCCAGCTGCCCATGTCTACCCTGCTGGATCCCAAGTAATGATGATCCCTTCCCAGATTTCCTActcagcctcccaaggggcctactACATCCCTGGACAG ggGCGTTCCACATATGTTGTACCGACACAGCAGTATCCTGtacagccaggagccccaggcttCTATCCGGGTGCAAGCCCTACAGAGTTTGGGACTTACG CTGGCGCCTACTACCCAGCCCAGGGTGTGCAGCAGTTTCCCACTGGTGTGGCCCCCGCCCCAGTTTTGATGAACCAGCCACCCCAGATTGCTCCCAAGAGGGAGCGGAAGACC ATCCGAATTCGAGATCCAAACCAAGGAGGGAAGGATATCACGGAGGAGATCATGTCTGGGGCCCGCACTGCCTccacacccacccctccccag ACGGGAGGCGGTCTGGAGCCTCAGGCTAATGGGGAGACACCCCAGGTTGCTGTTGTTGTCCGGCCAG ATGACCGGTCCCAGGGAGCAATCATTGGGAGCCGGCCCGGGCTGCCTGGCCCAGAACACAGCCCTTCAGAATCCCAGCCTTCATCGCCTTGTCCGACCCCATCACCACCCCCAATCTTGGAACCGGGGTCTGAGCCTAATCTCGCAGTCCTCTCCATTCCTGGGGACACCGTGACAACGGGGATGATCCAAATGTCTGTAGAAGAATCCACCCCAATGCCCCGTGAAACTGGGGAGCCATATTGCCTCTCTCCAGAACCCACTCCCCTCGCTGAACCCATACTGGAAGTAGAAGTGACACTTAGCAAACCGATTCCAGAATCTGAGTTCTCTTCCAGTCCTCTCCAGGTTTCCACCCCCTCTGCATCTCACAAAGAGGAAATTCTTCCTGAACCGAATGGCATTGTCCCATCTGAGGATCTGGAACCAGAGGTGGAGTCGAGCCCAGAgcttgctcctctccctcccccagcttgtccCTCCGAATCCCCCATGCCCATTGCTCCAACTGCCCAACCTGAGGAACTGCTCAACGGAGCCCCCTCGCCACCAGCTGTGGACTTAAGCCCAGTCAGTGAGCCAAAGGAGCAGGCCAAGGAGGTTACAGCAGCAGTGGCTCCCCCCACCGTCGTCTCTGCCACTCCAGCTATGGCTCCTCCAGCTACTTCCCCAGCacaggaggaggaaatggaggaagaggaagaagaggaagaagaaggagaagcaggagatGCTGAAGgtcagaagggaggagaggaactTCTCCCCCCAGAGAGCACCCCTGTTGCAGCCCACCTGTCTCAGACTTCGGAGGTAGCAGCCACCACCCAAG TGGCGGTGTCTGTGCCAAAGAAGAGACGGAAAATTAAGGAGCTCAATAAGAAGGAGGCTGTGGGAGACCTTCTAGATGCCTTCAAGGAG GTGAGCCCAGGAGTACCAGAAGTGGAGAATCAGCCTCCTGTGGGCACCAGTCCTGGTCCAGAGCCTGAGGGCAACAGTGCACCCCCGAGGCCTGAGGAAGCAGACGAGACTTGGGACTCAAAGGAAGACAAAATTCACAATGCTGAGAACATCCAGCCCGGGGAACAGAAGTATGAGTATAAGTCAG ATCAGTGGAAGCCTCTAAACCTTGAGGAGAAAAAGCGTTATGACCGTGAGTTCCTACTTGGCTTTCAGTTCATCTTTGCCAGTATGCAGAAGCCGGAGGGCCTGCCCCATATCAGCGATGTGGTGTTGGATAAG GCCAATAAAACACCACTGCGGCCACTGGACCCCCCTAGACTTCAAGGCATAAATTGTGGTCCAGACTTCACTCCTTCCTTTGCCAACCTTGGCCGACCAGCCCTCAGCAACCGTGGGCCCCCAAGGGGTGGGCCAGGTGGGGAGCTTCCCCGAGGGCCG CAGGCTGGTCTGGGACCCCGGCGCTCTCAGCAGGGTCCCCGAAAGGAGCCCCGCAAGATCATCGCCACAGTGTTAATGACTGAAGATATAAAATTGAACAAAGCAGAGAAAGCCTGGAAACCCAGCAGCAAGCGGACGGCCGCTGATAAGGATCGAGGGGAAGAGGATGCTGATGGCAGCAAAACCCAG gaCCTGTTCCGCAGGGTGCGCTCCATCCTGAATAAGCTGACACCCCAGATGTTCCAGCAGCTGATGAAGCAGGTGACACAGCTGGCCATTGACACCGAGGAACGCCTCAAAGGGGTCATTGACCTTATCTTCGAGAAGGCCATTTCAGAGCCCAACTTCTCTGTGGCCTATGCCAACATGTGCCGCTGCCTCATGGCG CTGAAAGTGCCCACTACAGAAAAGCCAACAGTGACTGTGAACTTCCGAAAACTGTTGTTGAATCGATGTcaaaaagagtttgaaaaagacaaagatgatgATGAGgtttttgagaagaagcaaaaagaaatggatgaagCTGCTACG GCAGAAGAACGGGGACGCCTGAAAGAAGAGTTGGAAGAGGCTCGAGACATAGCCCGGCGGCGCTCTTTAGGGAATATCAAGTTTATTGGGGAGTTGTTTAAGCTGAAGATGTTAACAGAGGCGATAATGCATGACTGTGTGGTTAAACTCCTTAAGAACCATGATGAAGAGTCACTTGAATGCCTTTGTCGTCTGCTCACTACCATTGGCAAAGATCTGGACTTTGAAAAAGCCAAG CCCCGAATGGATCAGTATTTCAACCAGATGgaaaaaatcattaaggaaaagAAGACTTCATCCCGAATCCGCTTTATGCTGCAAGACGTGCTGGATCTGCGACGG AGCAATTGGGTGCCACGCCGTGGGGACCAGGGTCCCAAGACCATTGACCAGATCCATAAGGAGGCTGAGATGGAAGAGCACTGGGAACACGTAAAAGTGCAGCAACTGATGGCCAAGGGCAGTGACAAGCGTCGGGGCGGCCCTCCAGGCCCACCCATTA GCCGTGGCCTCCCACTTGTGGATGATGGTGGCTGGAACACAGTCCCCATCAGCAAGGGCAGCCGCCCTATTGACACCTCACGACTCACCAAGATCACGAAG CCCGGCTCCATTGATTCTAACAACCAGCTCTTTGCACCTGGAGGACGATTGAGCTGGGGCAAGGGCAGCAGTGGAGGCTCAGGAGCCAAGCCCTCTGATGCAG CATCAGAAGCTGCTCGTCCAGCTACTAGTACCTTGAACCGCTTCTCAGCCCTTCAACAAGCAGTGCCTACAGAAAGCACAGATAGCAGACGTGTGGTACAGAG GAGTAGCTTGAGTCGGGAAAGAGGTGAGAAAGCTGGGGACCGGGGAGACCGCCTAGAGCGGAGTGAACGGGGAGGTGACCGTGGGGACCGGCTCGATCGCTCTCGGACACCTGCCACCAAGCGGAGCTTCAGCAAGGAAGTGGAGGAGCGGAGTAGAGAGCGGCCCTCCCAGCCTGAGGGATTGCGCAAGGCAGCTAGCCTCACAGAGGATCGGGACCGCGGGCGAGATGCTG TGAAGCGAGAAGCCACCCTGCCCCCGGTGAGCCCCCCGAAGGCTGCGCTTTCTGAGGAAGAGCTGGAGAAGAAATCCAAGGCCATCATTGAGGAATACCTCCATCTCAATGACATGAAG GAGGCAATGCAGTGTGTACAGGAGCTGGCCTCACCCTCCCTGCTCTTCATCTTTGTGCGGCATGGCATTGAGTCAACACTGGAGCGCAGCACCATCGCTCGTGAGCATATGGGGCGGCTGCTGCACCAGCTGCTCCTTGCTGGGCATCTCTCCACTGCTCAGTACTACCAAGG GCTGTATGAAATCTTAGAATTGGCTGAAGACATGGAAATTGACATCCCCCATGTGTGGCTCTACCTAGCAGAACTCATAACACCCATTCTGCAGGAAGGTGGGATACCTATGGGGGAGCTGTTCAG ggAGATTACAAAACCTCTGAGACCCCTGGGCAAAGCTGCTTCCCTGTTGATGGAGATCCTGGGGCTTCTGTGTAAAAGCATG GGTCCCAAAAAGGTGGGGACACTGTGGCGAGAGGCTGGACTCAGCTGGAAGGAATTTCTACCTGAAGGCCAGGATGTCAGTGCATTCGTCTCTGAACAG AAGGTGGAGTATACCTTGGGCGAGGAGTCCGAAGCCCCTGGCCAAAGGATGCTCTCCTCCGAGGAGCTGACCATGCAGCTGGAGAAGCTACTGAAGGAGGGCAGCAGTAACCAGCGGGTGTTTGACTGGATAGAG GCCAACCTGAGTGAGCAGCAGGTAGCATCCAACACACTAGTTCGAGCCCTCATGACAACTGTCTGCTATTCTGCAATTATCT TTGAGACGCCCCTCCGAGTGGATGTCGCGGTGCTGAAAGCCCGAGCGAAACTGCTACAGAAATACCTGTGTGATGAGCAGAAGGAGCTGCAGGCGCTCTACGCTCTCCAGGCCCTTGTAGTGACCTTAGAACAGCCCGCCA ACCTGCTTCGGATGTTCTTTGACACGCTGTATGACGAGGATGTGGTGAAAGAGGATGCCTTCTACAGCTGGGAGAGTAGCAAGGACCCTGCTGAGCAACAGGGCAAGGGCGTGGCCCTTAAATCTGTCACAGCCTTCTTCAAGTGGCTTCGtgaggcggaggaggaggagtctGACCACAACTGA